The following proteins are encoded in a genomic region of Cervus elaphus chromosome 15, mCerEla1.1, whole genome shotgun sequence:
- the C15H10orf105 gene encoding uncharacterized protein C10orf105 homolog has protein sequence MDTEGPSPLAFLTAPATPGRLSEAVDPIPVLIALACIFLLLATCLLFMTLCKPRALDPSRRRARECMPHHPGSPSEPQLRLWKRLGSLRRSLPSFRRGRPAPRRPLPGREDNHDCDCTESTKM, from the coding sequence ATGGACACAGAGGGCCCCAGCCCCCTCGCCTTCCTCACAGCTCCAGCCACGCCGGGGAGGCTCTCAGAGGCCGTTGACCCCATCCCCGTGCTCATTGCCCTGGCCTGCATCTTCCTTCTGCTGGCCACCTGTCTGCTCTTCATGACCCTCTGCAAGCCCCGCGCCCTGGACCCGAGCCGCCGCCGGGCCCGCGAGTGCATGCCCCACCACCCGGGGAGCCCCAGCGAGCCGCAGCTCCGCCTCTGGAAGCGGCTGGGCTCGCTGCGCCGCTCCCTGCCCAGCTTCCGCCGCGGCCGGCCTGCCCCCCGGCGCCCCCTGCCGGGCAGAGAGGACAACCACGACTGCGACTGCACGGAATCTACCAAGATGTGA